A genomic segment from Syngnathus scovelli strain Florida chromosome 3, RoL_Ssco_1.2, whole genome shotgun sequence encodes:
- the prxl2c gene encoding peroxiredoxin-like 2C isoform X1, whose amino-acid sequence MAEVKLPITRQIERENTRESGSFPINVHLRDVDDCFIYDRHGTPIPFKSLYQDRKSIIIFVRNFLCYSCKDYVDDLSKVPKEVLEDAKVGLVVIGQSAHHHIQPFCSLTGYAHEIYVDPKRVIYHKLGMKREEKFTVSAQPSPHVKSGIFMGQMKSIWRAMTSPVFDFQGDLHQQGGAVIAGPGSQLHFCHFDMNHLDHMPINWLLQLAGVHHTLNFSKEPKVIHV is encoded by the exons ATGGCAGAAGTTAAGTTGCCCATAACTCGGCAAATCGAAAGAGAAAATACTCGAGAAAGTGGATCTTTTCCGATTAACGTGCACCTCCGAGACGTGGACGATTGTTTCATTTACGACCGTCACGGAACGCCCATCCCGTTCAAGAGTTTGTATCAAGATAGGAAGTCGATCATTATTTTTGTACGG AATTTCTTATGTTACAGCTGTAAAGACTATGTGGATGATCTGAGCAAAGTACCCAAAGAGGTACTGGAG GATGCAAAGGTTGGTCTAGTTGTCATTGGCCAATCCGCTCATCATCACATACAG CCTTTCTGCTCACTAACAGGATACGCTCATGAGATCTACGTGGACCCCAAGAGGGTCATTTACCATAAGCTCGGAATGAAACGAGAAGAGAAGTTTACAGTCTCAG CCCAACCGAGTCCTCATGTCAAGTCTGGTATCTTCATGGGTCAAATGAAGAGTATCTGGAGAGCCATGACGAGTCCTGTATTCGATTTCCAGGGTGATCTTCATCAGCAAGGTGGTGCTGTCATTGCTGGACCGG GTTCTCAATTGCACTTCTGTCATTTTGACATGAACCATCTGGACCACATGCCAATTAACTGGCTGCTGCAGCTTGCCGGAGTTCATCACACCCTGAACTTCAGCAAAGAACCAAAGGTCATCCATGTGTAA
- the prxl2c gene encoding peroxiredoxin-like 2C isoform X2, with translation MAEVKLPITRQIERENTRESGSFPINVHLRDVDDCFIYDRHGTPIPFKSLYQDRKSIIIFVRNFLCYSCKDYVDDLSKVPKEVLEDAKVGLVVIGQSAHHHIQPFCSLTGYAHEIYVDPKRVIYHKLGMKREEKFTVSAQPSPHVKSGIFMGQMKSIWRAMTSPVFDFQGDLHQQGGAVIAGPACRSSSHPELQQRTKGHPCVTGSPAQSGTICFGFAT, from the exons ATGGCAGAAGTTAAGTTGCCCATAACTCGGCAAATCGAAAGAGAAAATACTCGAGAAAGTGGATCTTTTCCGATTAACGTGCACCTCCGAGACGTGGACGATTGTTTCATTTACGACCGTCACGGAACGCCCATCCCGTTCAAGAGTTTGTATCAAGATAGGAAGTCGATCATTATTTTTGTACGG AATTTCTTATGTTACAGCTGTAAAGACTATGTGGATGATCTGAGCAAAGTACCCAAAGAGGTACTGGAG GATGCAAAGGTTGGTCTAGTTGTCATTGGCCAATCCGCTCATCATCACATACAG CCTTTCTGCTCACTAACAGGATACGCTCATGAGATCTACGTGGACCCCAAGAGGGTCATTTACCATAAGCTCGGAATGAAACGAGAAGAGAAGTTTACAGTCTCAG CCCAACCGAGTCCTCATGTCAAGTCTGGTATCTTCATGGGTCAAATGAAGAGTATCTGGAGAGCCATGACGAGTCCTGTATTCGATTTCCAGGGTGATCTTCATCAGCAAGGTGGTGCTGTCATTGCTGGACCGG CTTGCCGGAGTTCATCACACCCTGAACTTCAGCAAAGAACCAAAGGTCATCCATGTGTAACGGGCTCACCTGCCCAAAGTGGAACCATTTGCTTTGGATTTGCAACATAG
- the cdc14b gene encoding dual specificity protein phosphatase CDC14B isoform X11: MKRKSERRRAESRRKKCCAAHDCSEAEPNSDIYIEISDQLYFAILHQKIKSTAERHCFCIDEELAYENFYADFGPLNLAMLYRFSCKLTKKLKVNRWPRMSLNVSAQSFTLSKKKIVFYTCGDQKKQANAAYLIGSYAVMYLNMMPEEAYSLLMSKNRTYIPFRDASFGTCMYNLDILDCLRAVHKALHYGWLDFSDFDVEEYEHYERAENGDLNWIIPGKFLAFSGPHPKTKIENGYPLHAPETYIPYFRKHNVTSVIRLNKKMYDAKRFTDSGFEHHDLFFVDGSTPNDAIVRKFLNICENAEGAIAVHCKAGLGRTGTLIGCYMMKHYSMTAAEVIAWIRICRPGSIIGPQQNFVEEKQNSLWAEGDVFREKINEKKTGKLAVTRILSGVDDITINGSNKNRPSKKGEMELYSDDEDRNGLTQGDKLRALKSKRQARSSSSLSCLRSVFVFNGH; encoded by the exons ATGAAGCGCAAGAGCGAGAGGAGGCGAGCGGAATCGAGGAGGAAGAAGTGCTGCGCTGCCCATGACTGCTCAGAGGCGGAGCCAAACTCGGATATTTACATTGAGATTTCAG ATCAATTATATTTCGCCATCCTTCATCAAAAAATCAAAAGCACGGCAGAACGACACTGCTTCTGCATAGACGAAGAGCTGGCATATGAAAA CTTTTACGCAGACTTTGGCCCCCTCAACCTGGCCATGTTGTATCGCTTCTCGTGCAAGCTAACAAAGAAGCTCAAG GTAAACAGATGGCCTCGTATGTCTCTTAATGTCTCCGCACAGTCCTTTACGCTTTCAAAGAAGAAGATTGTATTTTACACCTGTGGTGACCAGAAAAAGCAAGCCAATGCCGCCTACCTGATTGGCTCCTATGCA GTAATGTACCTTAACATGATGCCAGAGGAAGCCTACAGTCTCTTGATGTCAAAGAACCGCACATATATTCCATTCAG AGATGCCTCATTTGGAACCTGCATGTACAATCTGGACATCCTGGATTGCCTGCGTGCTGTCCACAAG GCCCTGCATTACGGCTGGCTCGACTTCTCCGACTTTGACGTGGAGGAATACGAGCACTATGAGAGGGCAGAAAATGGAGATCTGAACTGGATCATTCCAGGAAAGTTCCTCGCGTTTAGCGGGCCTCATCCCAAAACCAAAATTGAGAACG GCTACCCTCTGCACGCACCTGAGACCTACATCCCTTACTTTAGAAAACACAACGTCACGAGTGTCATCCGactcaacaaaaaaatgtatGACGCCAAGCGCTTCACCGACTCGGGCTTTGAACATCATGACCTCTTTTTTGTGGACGGGAGCACGCCCAATGACGCCATTGTCCGAAAGTTCCTCAATATTTGTGAGAACGCGGAGGGAGCCATTGCCGTCCACTGCAAAG CTGGACTGGGGCGAACTGgcactctgattggctgttaCATGATGAAGCATTACTCCATGACAGCGGCAGAGGTCATTGCTTGGATTCGGATCTGCCGCCCGGGATCTATCATTGGACCTCAGCAGAACTTTGTTGAAGA gaaGCAGAATAGTCTATGGGCGGAGGGAGATGTTTTCCGAGAGAAGATAAACGAAAAGAAGACTGGTAAACTGGCCGTAACCAGAATCCTCTCTGGAGTCGATGACATAACCATTAACGGAAGCAACAAGAACAGGCCATCCAAGAAAGGAGAAATGGAATTG TACAGTGACGACGAGGACCGGAACGGCTTGACACAGGGTGACAAACTGCGAGCACTGAAGAGCAAGAGGCAGGCCAGATCCTCAAGCTCATTATC
- the cdc14b gene encoding dual specificity protein phosphatase CDC14B isoform X10, translating into MKRKSERRRAESRRKKCCAAHDCSEAEPNSDIYIEISDQLYFAILHQKIKSTAERHCFCIDEELAYENFYADFGPLNLAMLYRFSCKLTKKLKVNRWPRMSLNVSAQSFTLSKKKIVFYTCGDQKKQANAAYLIGSYAVMYLNMMPEEAYSLLMSKNRTYIPFRDASFGTCMYNLDILDCLRAVHKALHYGWLDFSDFDVEEYEHYERAENGDLNWIIPGKFLAFSGPHPKTKIENGYPLHAPETYIPYFRKHNVTSVIRLNKKMYDAKRFTDSGFEHHDLFFVDGSTPNDAIVRKFLNICENAEGAIAVHCKAGLGRTGTLIGCYMMKHYSMTAAEVIAWIRICRPGSIIGPQQNFVEEKQNSLWAEGDVFREKINEKKTGKLAVTRILSGVDDITINGSNKNRPSKKGEMELYSDDEDRNGLTQGDKLRALKSKRQARSSSSLSQVVVLCCGLSGTLWPVSCLSFQR; encoded by the exons ATGAAGCGCAAGAGCGAGAGGAGGCGAGCGGAATCGAGGAGGAAGAAGTGCTGCGCTGCCCATGACTGCTCAGAGGCGGAGCCAAACTCGGATATTTACATTGAGATTTCAG ATCAATTATATTTCGCCATCCTTCATCAAAAAATCAAAAGCACGGCAGAACGACACTGCTTCTGCATAGACGAAGAGCTGGCATATGAAAA CTTTTACGCAGACTTTGGCCCCCTCAACCTGGCCATGTTGTATCGCTTCTCGTGCAAGCTAACAAAGAAGCTCAAG GTAAACAGATGGCCTCGTATGTCTCTTAATGTCTCCGCACAGTCCTTTACGCTTTCAAAGAAGAAGATTGTATTTTACACCTGTGGTGACCAGAAAAAGCAAGCCAATGCCGCCTACCTGATTGGCTCCTATGCA GTAATGTACCTTAACATGATGCCAGAGGAAGCCTACAGTCTCTTGATGTCAAAGAACCGCACATATATTCCATTCAG AGATGCCTCATTTGGAACCTGCATGTACAATCTGGACATCCTGGATTGCCTGCGTGCTGTCCACAAG GCCCTGCATTACGGCTGGCTCGACTTCTCCGACTTTGACGTGGAGGAATACGAGCACTATGAGAGGGCAGAAAATGGAGATCTGAACTGGATCATTCCAGGAAAGTTCCTCGCGTTTAGCGGGCCTCATCCCAAAACCAAAATTGAGAACG GCTACCCTCTGCACGCACCTGAGACCTACATCCCTTACTTTAGAAAACACAACGTCACGAGTGTCATCCGactcaacaaaaaaatgtatGACGCCAAGCGCTTCACCGACTCGGGCTTTGAACATCATGACCTCTTTTTTGTGGACGGGAGCACGCCCAATGACGCCATTGTCCGAAAGTTCCTCAATATTTGTGAGAACGCGGAGGGAGCCATTGCCGTCCACTGCAAAG CTGGACTGGGGCGAACTGgcactctgattggctgttaCATGATGAAGCATTACTCCATGACAGCGGCAGAGGTCATTGCTTGGATTCGGATCTGCCGCCCGGGATCTATCATTGGACCTCAGCAGAACTTTGTTGAAGA gaaGCAGAATAGTCTATGGGCGGAGGGAGATGTTTTCCGAGAGAAGATAAACGAAAAGAAGACTGGTAAACTGGCCGTAACCAGAATCCTCTCTGGAGTCGATGACATAACCATTAACGGAAGCAACAAGAACAGGCCATCCAAGAAAGGAGAAATGGAATTG TACAGTGACGACGAGGACCGGAACGGCTTGACACAGGGTGACAAACTGCGAGCACTGAAGAGCAAGAGGCAGGCCAGATCCTCAAGCTCATTATC